TAGCATAATACAGCCGCTCATTGGCAAGGGTAGCGTCTTCCAGCGAAGCTACAGGATAAGCATCCGTCTGATGCTCATCTGTTAACACCATACGCGTATTACCCAGGTGATCCTTTAGGAAATAATCATAAGCATACCCGCTAACCGCACCGCCGGCAGCACGTTTCACTCTCGTCCTGCCTTCTTCATGACCCAGGAACTTAAGCACATTGCTCTCATAAACATAGCTGCCCAGATAGGTTGTGTAATGATGCCTGGCCTCGTTATTATTAGCCGGAGTAGCGTATTCTTCCACACGCTTCTCCAGCTTGTTACCCGCCGCATCGTAAACATAGGTGATAACACCTTTGTCCTGGCCGTTATCTCCTTTCACCTTAATCTGCCAGGGCAGGTTTAAATAATTATAACTGATGGCTCCACCGGAAGCCAGGTCCAACCCCGTGCTACCAGTAATACCTTTATTCTTATCAGTTAGCAGGTTACCATTCACATCATAACCATAGTCATCCCCATTGGTATTTTTATCCGTAAAGTCGCCCAGTTGCTGGGCTGCAGTAATGGAGTCTGTTACATGGCTTAGTTTATTACTATTGCCATAGTACCCGTACACCAGGTTATCTATCTGGTTACTGCTGCCGCCGGTCTGAAGCCCCCATTGCTGCATTCGCCTGATATTCCCATTCGCATCATAGGCCGTTCCGTCGTTCCGGCCGTTACCGCCCATCTTCATGCTAAAGTCAATTGTCCGTCCCCCACCAAGATCATTGTTCCAGTTAGCACCATTACGTTGCCTGAAATCAGCGGACAACAAGCGATTGGCAGCGTCATAATCATACCCATAGCTACGCTCCTGCTGGTCGCCGGCGGTTTGCCAGCGCATTCCGGCAATGTTACCATTCAACTGGTTCTTCGAGTATCCCCAGTCATAGCTTAAGTCCATAGCAAACCAGCGATTATCTATCGGCTTTGTAACAGCACTGGCGGCGCTTTCATAGCCTTTCCAGTTTAATCCCTTCAGCCAGCCACGAATATTATAAGCATAATCCTGTGTTTCAAGAAAACCAGATGCTGGCATATTGACCGCATCAGTTTGCTGCCCCAGTTGTTTCGTTTTCAATTGACCTAACTCGTCATAACTGTTATGGGCAATAATACGGGTAGTAGCAGCATCATCATTCAGCGTTTTACGTATCTCAAGCAGCCGGCCGGCATGATCATAATCCAGCTCCGTGTACACCCGGCTGTTGATGGTATTACCCGATGGATTATTATGAACCTGGTAAGTACTGATATTCTTCCCGCCAAAATCATGGCGGGCTATCGTAATATCAGCGCCTCCTTTGTAGTTGTCTGCTTGTACCTGTATCACACGCCCTTTGTCATCATAATAATTCACAGATTCCAGCCAGGCGCCTTTGCTTAAATCATTGGCATCTTCAATCACACGCACCCTGGTCCCGGTTACCAGCGCACTAACCATGCTGCTTGCGGCAGACGGCAACGGCTCTCCATAAACATTATTCCCCTGGCCCAGCTTGTTATTATAAGCAGAAGTATAAGCCTTGTTAGTCCATCCATACCCGTCATAATAAGTAAACGTCAGGGGAATGAACGTCCCTCCCGGAGGCACTGGGTTCATGCTCACATCTTGACTGCTCGTAAACGCAACACCATCTGCAGCTACAATTTCTGTTTCAAATTCTCCACTGCCCGTTAACGCTCCTTCAAACACAATGCTGTTGGTAGCCTTATACACAGCCCGTCCATCATGTTCCGAAACATATAGATCTGCTGGCGTACCTGCACGGGTGCCGGTCTGGGATGCAGCCTGTACCTGGTCAGGCTGCACATTAACATAAGTCTGTAAGTCGGCACGGGTAATAGCTAAGGTCAGCATACCTGTCTGAACAGGCCTGTTGAAAGCATCGTAAAGCGTACCTAACCACCAATCCTTTTTACGCATAGTACCGTCCTGCGTAAACACAAGCCGGTCGCGCAGATCATATACCATATACACCCAGTCGGCGCCAGGAACCTTTTTAGCATACATCCGGTTACGGTAGTCATAAGCATACCGGAAACAAAGCTCGTCGGTTATACCAGCCGCACTAATGCTCCAGTTAACGGAAGGCTGCAACAACGCTTCCACACCCAGCGGCGGAACTACAAAACGAAGCTGGCCAAGATCATCATAAATGTAATACGTACAAAGCCAGCCTTCATGTGCCGTAATAGCCGCAGCGCCGTCATGTTTTATTTCTACTTTTTTTAATACAACCCGCCCCTCCCTGTCTTTATACTCAACCACCCGTTTTCCATTTTCGTCGGTCGTAACGGTCCGGTATAAGGTGGCAGCGCCATAGTAACCTGCCGATGTGGGAATGGCTGCTTCACCGGCGCCAATATCCCAGCTACGCACTTCACCGCCCGTATTCGCTTCATAACTGATGCCAACGCCAATACCCCTTCCGCCCCAGCTATTACCTGGCGCCATCGTTTTAACCGGCCTGTTCAATGGCGAAGCCTCAAATTCTGTTTTGGAATAAAGCACCAGCTCGCCCGCCAGTGCAGGTTGCGCAGCAGCATAGGCACCGTAAAACGCAGCCTGCTGGTTAAAAGGATCTGTCTTGAATGCCCCGTTG
The Filimonas effusa genome window above contains:
- a CDS encoding DUF6443 domain-containing protein, with protein sequence MKTQSTLTILLKLAVALVPVLWSTTLCAQVTPSTGGVPAAVTVTATPAGYYTDYPVNYVRSFTPVQPIASELTVLSAGYTQVQQQTQYVDGLGRPLQTVTRRGGGGAAAPDVVKPVLYDAFGREAYQYLPYAGGTNGAFKTDPFNQQAAFYGAYAAAQPALAGELVLYSKTEFEASPLNRPVKTMAPGNSWGGRGIGVGISYEANTGGEVRSWDIGAGEAAIPTSAGYYGAATLYRTVTTDENGKRVVEYKDREGRVVLKKVEIKHDGAAAITAHEGWLCTYYIYDDLGQLRFVVPPLGVEALLQPSVNWSISAAGITDELCFRYAYDYRNRMYAKKVPGADWVYMVYDLRDRLVFTQDGTMRKKDWWLGTLYDAFNRPVQTGMLTLAITRADLQTYVNVQPDQVQAASQTGTRAGTPADLYVSEHDGRAVYKATNSIVFEGALTGSGEFETEIVAADGVAFTSSQDVSMNPVPPGGTFIPLTFTYYDGYGWTNKAYTSAYNNKLGQGNNVYGEPLPSAASSMVSALVTGTRVRVIEDANDLSKGAWLESVNYYDDKGRVIQVQADNYKGGADITIARHDFGGKNISTYQVHNNPSGNTINSRVYTELDYDHAGRLLEIRKTLNDDAATTRIIAHNSYDELGQLKTKQLGQQTDAVNMPASGFLETQDYAYNIRGWLKGLNWKGYESAASAVTKPIDNRWFAMDLSYDWGYSKNQLNGNIAGMRWQTAGDQQERSYGYDYDAANRLLSADFRQRNGANWNNDLGGGRTIDFSMKMGGNGRNDGTAYDANGNIRRMQQWGLQTGGSSNQIDNLVYGYYGNSNKLSHVTDSITAAQQLGDFTDKNTNGDDYGYDVNGNLLTDKNKGITGSTGLDLASGGAISYNYLNLPWQIKVKGDNGQDKGVITYVYDAAGNKLEKRVEEYATPANNNEARHHYTTYLGSYVYESNVLKFLGHEEGRTRVKRAAGGAVSGYAYDYFLKDHLGNTRMVLTDEHQTDAYPVASLEDATLANERLYYAIPDGGRVNKNTVPGYPADGYTSPNDWTQRLNGNGQRIGTGMVLKVMSGDKVNIRANSWYRLNGANPGSPVGLQVADLLGSLVGGIAGAGSGSHAAAQLQGNGNLSSGVGRFLAESGSN